The Aedes albopictus strain Foshan chromosome 2, AalbF5, whole genome shotgun sequence region GAAATACACACCATTCAGGAAATTTATTCCAATTGTGTTAGCAGTGCAATTCAGGTAAGATATTAACTCATTTTTTTGTGGGCACCAGAGAATGTATTGTACCCGCATAAatattgcgcttagcaagaaaaattttagtttcacacttttaccgatctgtcagtcagttgtgcgcaagggtgaatctcttatcatgggcagtatccatatttgcattacttaaaacatacccaaccggtatcaaccgcgttcgatcagtacaagactgaatgcaacaaataatggcacaaccaatcgaatcagtaacaattccagaaaatattgttttatttccatttcattaaaacaatctcgaaagggaccataatgagttaacttacctttccacacaagttatcaacaacaacaatcagccggtgggcgagcgtcgatgtttgttttggtcgcagacaatagaaacgtgctgcgagtagctttggcgcgcaacgacgtcgtctgctTCCTTGCGcctgattggctgcgcgcaactgcagcggagctgcgcgtaactgaccggcgcgcaaattgcgcaacgacagaaaaactatacaaaatattcgcaatatACACGAAACAAGTTTTCTCGTGatagggtgtttttttttttttttttttttttttttttttttttttttttttttttttttttttttcttctaaaccatagggggataatctgctcaacagacaccctaacagaaggttagggtagtgtaggtctgacaggccgtcttctacaacaaaagtaaaatccaggactactctctcctcgtacccactaaaccattcctatggtcgccaaaccctacgtctctccggaaccaccaagaaggtattgcttcagagaggggctagtgcacatcgcacccacaaggttagctgcgtagcctgcagcaacgaacatcgatgactcgtcgTGATAGGGTGTGGAACCGTTTAGGTGGAGGGGGTTCAATGTTGGGCACTTTTCTATAACTCATTAATTTCCAAGTCAATTTCTTACTAAGTGACTTGAATTTCTGTCACCGGTCCATCTTACCTACCCTATCCACCAGCAAAAATCGACGGTCAAAAAGTTATCAACCCTTTCCAGGccatggtgtctgtagagcaccataAATTTCAATCCTTGTATCTCTGAAATTGAGGTTTTTTGAATGTTGTTTATTTTAAATCATGATTTCACATGTTTTTCTTTGTGTAATGGCATTCCGATTCCACTAAGTATGCGCATACAAAATAgatgtttttgttaaaaaaaatcacaaaaagctattttttcgacaaaaaataaTAATGGCAATCTTTGACGGCTTAATTAATGAcatgaaatgaaataaaaatagtttcctatttaccgtgatttcgggtgaaattgatctttttttgtagtttttaactaataatttttgaatactaatcgatatggttaaattaaaggctttaaaacaagtacgaccatgcttttcatcagtcaaagaggttAAAAATTCTACCGCAAAtctttttattacaaaaaatatcatttgaaataaaaaatttaaaaaataatttcggggtgaaattgatcagtcagtaaaatgtttttgtaagtgctgaaaatacgTTTTCCTTCTGTATTAATcaccccggaatgcgaaaagctatgcaaaatttttacaagtttactatttttttaattatttaagtttaaagtctAATAAATCCttagaaaacgcctgaaagtgtgcaatttccatactaaatatgttataacttccggaaaagtacaattttatgcaaaaCTTCCAATATTTATAGAATTATTGATGACAAAATCGGGTTTCGCGAATACTTGGCAGCAAGAaatattcattcgaatattcattacaatgTCATgtcatgtgcgatacagctacggtaacaaaagtttgaaagtgtctttgaagttcgcctgacaggcactttcggaaaatatttaattttatacagaaatataaGACTTAtgggctgtaaaacatgtaaactcatcatttaatagctcttgagccagatgatgaacattttttatAAACTGTTCTAAATTTAAaccgttatttttaacaaataaaaatgaacctctcgtcgatcaatttcaccccactgatcaatttcacccgaattcACGGTACTATTTATATGTGTAGCCATACATTGAAAAGAACGGAAGTATGTAAAATCTTAATTTGATACAATATGGATGATGCATGCACCGCTGGGCACATGGCGTGCAAAAACTAAATAGTTTTCCAATGTAATATTATTTGCATCCCATTCTAGAATTCTGGTGGCATAGAAGATAGAAGTTCGTAGTTTTTTTTAGAACAACTTGTCTCGAATTGTAATGGATTTGTATAAAATCGGCTCGGAAAGGGATTTTTGAGGATTATCAAATGAAGCATCCTGTGCTTTTATCTTTTTAAacaagaaaaatcaaaaaataaagtTCTCAAAATGCCTGGTGGTGCTTCAGAGCACCACCTTATATTTCAGTTCTAATAGCCTTGGACGATAATTTTGACATAAAACATAAAgattttgttctaccattttgagcaaaagttgtcaaaaatattttaaaatacaaaaagaagtcatgggcgggatagggttaaggccgcacgggacgacatgtaatttttcctatcttccctctctttctaacaatttgcctcgcgattttgaagaagcaaatatcaatttccactgcactgacgtagctgatcgattgtgcaccacaagtgagcaaatgaacgattaaatttctagtcaataatatgaagtagaagttgagatttgcatcttactagcaacagagcaatggcggacgattcaaccaccgtcccgtccggccttaaaacATTTGTGCGCTGTTAGACGAAATTTATAGTTTTAATGCCCTTTGCTCGGAGAAGCAAACAGTCTTTTCaactaaaaatatttatttatcaaATGAATTCATGTTAAAGCAATTGTGTACATTTTCAAGTattttacgatacactccttacgaaCATGTATGGTTTCAAGTGCACTGCGCTCTACAAACCAAATCTTTATTTCATGAATAGATCTCACAACTACCGGACAGCACTGGCACACACTACATACCGGGCCATGTGAATATATTCACATGTTATGATAACAAAATCCACTCGAAGGGTGGCAGTCTACACAGAGATATCTATAGGTGGGACTAACGCGCTATCGCACAATAACAACACCAGTGCGTATTATCGCCTCATGGGAGATAGAACTGCGACATTACCAGCAAAACGAAAAAGATCCACAATTTCTTGTTTAGAATTGCATCTTCTATTGGAAAACTGTTTCAATCGTCCAGATTCCTTCTTAGGTTGCTTCATTCCCATCTCATTTGCAGCTGCACCATGTCCACCGGGCAACAAACGGGGCGTCCGAAGGTTCTAGTAACCAACAAGGAAACCCCGGAGAAAGGTATAACAATTCTCCGCCACAAGTAAGTCCATCAGAAACTCGCACATCATTGTTTGGTCAAGATAACAATACGCTGTTTCTTTGTTCCAGGTGTGACGTGATTTTTCCAGAGAATGTACCAGCAACCAGGGCTGATATCCTGAAGCTCATTCCCGGTGTAGACGGTATCATGTGGGTTGGCCACTACGCGCTGAATGGAGAGGTTCTGGACATCGGAGCTCCTACGTTGAAGGCTATATCCACCATGTCCGCCGGGATGGACTACGTGGACCTTGAGGAATTCAAGCGTCGTAACTTCCCACTGGGATACACTCCGACGGTGCTGAATGATGCCGTAGCCGATGAAGCGATCGGACTGATGATCGCAGCCGGCCGGCGTTTCCATGAAGGTCGTTTGAAAATCGATAACTCTCAATGGCAGGGTGGACCACAGTGGATGCTCGGGCGTGACATCAAAGGAAGCACGATTGGAATCATTGGTTTGGGGGAAATTGGGCTCACCATTGCCAAACGTTTAAAGGGCTTCGAAGTGGGCGATATTATTTACAGTGGAAGAAAGCATAAGCCCGAAGCAGAAtcagttggcgcgaaattcgtttCGCAGTCCGAGCTGCTCAAGGAGAGTGATTACGTCTTTGTTTGCGTACCGCTGAACAACAGTACTCGCAATTTGATTAATGCAACCACCTTGAAGCTGATGAAACCAACAGCGGTGCTGGTTAACATTGCTCGCGGGGAGATTATCGATCAAGACGCTTTGGTTGATGCCCTGAAGAATGGAACGATTTTTGCAGCAGGCTTGGATGTGATGACCCCGGAACCACTGCCCGCCGATAGTGAACTGTTGAAGCTTCCCAATGCCGGTAAGAGGCCATGACCACAACTTGTAAGACCTGGAAATTTAATTACATTTACCATTGCTTTTCAGTTGTTGTGCCCCATCTGGGCTCGGCCACGCAGCGTACCCGTGAGGATATGTCGGTTATTGCAGCACACAACGTACTCGCCGGTATTGCTGGAACTCCGATGTTGGCGCCTTATCCTTACTGATGTACCTCAATGTAGCTGGTGGATGGATTTTGAACCGCGACCTAATGCCTTTACATGTGTATTTTTAAACGTTTCGCTATTTATATATTGAAAACTAAATTATTGATTATATATTTTAGAAGTAAAATTTCAACGGAAATTTATTAAGTAGGTTAAGGTACTGAGAACTCTCCGCGGCGAAGCATCCTGCTTTTTAACATTCAATTTCAAGAAACGAAATCCCTAAGTTTTTTCAACTAATCGTGTGTCATGCCATTGCAGAATTGTTCGCATAGCATGATCTTCTTGTATGCCCTGACTCTGTCTTCAATCTGTTATCAATAAGAACGGTCTGACACTTGTCTTTGGTAAAAGGTTAGATTTCCGGGCGGTCGAAAAATGTTTCGTATTAGATTTGGATGGATACCTAATGGATTTTTGTAGCTGAATGAGTGGATAAAAGAAAACAACGTAGTCAACAatctgtgggagtctatctacGGAACAGTGAGCACAGCAGCGTGGAAGGTGATAGTTACTGATCAAAGAAGACACAGAAACGGTTGAATCGATGATGAGTGCCAGAAAGTGACGAATGAGAAGAACGTTGCCATAagccgcacactggggcaggattgaaaatacacgggaaaaacctctagctcgtcgagatccacacttggtgtcttcaaagaaaataatttctatgaacaaggtcgatattctgaacggtagcatatttttcttacgttattcgcataaaagtcctaaaagtcattttggccacctttcattttagcgggtatggtgtcttcggcaaagttgttcggctatttatgctaaaaacgtttgccgaagacgtcaaatttccaaagcctactgttcttgagatattagacgttttataaaatatgtacctatctaaaatcgagttttttcattaaattacgttcgtaaacaaatttaatgtccgttttcgagttgtaagaatgaaaaatactaaaattaaaCATATACcaaagaaattagttggaaaaaaacaaaatatgcattgattttttatagaaagttcctgaaaatcactcaaaatgtagggtaattcgccaattgttgaacactacccaaatgttgaacagtttctgaaaatgttaTTACATATAAATTTTACTTTAGTAATattccatcaacgtaaacgtatgatgtagatgcgtatacatgtgtgtcatgataatactccaataaagttacaaaattatacatatttcacGTCAAAagcatcgattgaaaattttgtaccgctgatgacacaaaaactgcacaattcttaagattgattttaagaaattgctgttacgaaataagctttgctggcaaatcgaccgcaactatcaaagtcacaccatagttacaagaacaacaaggatgtccttaacagtttaatattgttaaaaatcacattttcattgtaatttcatttgaaaaaaatatttttcttatcacactgtcATTATGCATCTAAAATCCAATTGTTGAACGCTTGGCATAGCCTACAATGTTAGCATgaccgccagattttttttttcactttacctaaccgtgaatttcatggggtttcaaagacgttccaggggtgttccagagggcgTCAGGAtggtttcagggattttcaatgattttcaagtGCGTTCCAGAGATGTTCCAGAGGGATTCATAATGCTAAGGGGGTTCCAGCAGTATTTCAGGGCTTTCCAGGGGGgttcaggagcgatccacgggttttcaaaggatttcattgcacaatttacaatttgtttgaagcttaaaaataactaaacctgtgactagattgcatttatacttctcatggttcactagGCAACATACAACGTGGTTatatatctgcaaaaatgttgtagggtgggacggggcaagatgggtcacggggcaagatgggtcagtgccattttcgggcgcattactcatgttttgtttagattaataattttgttagatgaccagcatgaatatacaaaagtttggggcattgattgaaaaattattcactctcattggaaataaaaaataaaatggtttttagccatttttcttatgcgatacattccatataatctccatataaacggccgcggggcaagatgggtcaccttcaattttgaacgtatttttggagcattcaaaagttatttatttttta contains the following coding sequences:
- the LOC109397530 gene encoding glyoxylate reductase/hydroxypyruvate reductase, which gives rise to MSTGQQTGRPKVLVTNKETPEKGITILRHKCDVIFPENVPATRADILKLIPGVDGIMWVGHYALNGEVLDIGAPTLKAISTMSAGMDYVDLEEFKRRNFPLGYTPTVLNDAVADEAIGLMIAAGRRFHEGRLKIDNSQWQGGPQWMLGRDIKGSTIGIIGLGEIGLTIAKRLKGFEVGDIIYSGRKHKPEAESVGAKFVSQSELLKESDYVFVCVPLNNSTRNLINATTLKLMKPTAVLVNIARGEIIDQDALVDALKNGTIFAAGLDVMTPEPLPADSELLKLPNAVVVPHLGSATQRTREDMSVIAAHNVLAGIAGTPMLAPYPY